ctCCGTTGTAGCTTATTTTGATACTCTAACCTTTAACATTACGCCACacgttgatagagataacttcataacttagcatcctaaggagagatgtagtgtgcattgttgtaacataataagttgCTCCACCTTTAATATTGTGCCAAGTGGCATGGTAGATTTTTGGTATTTACAGATGATAAGTCTACATAGTCTCCGTTTGAGGGAGGCTTTTGGAAATCTAGTCCAACCAAGACTATGATTAGAATCCAGCACTATTACTTGGCAGAAAAGTTTTTGAGTCTCTAGAAGTTGTTTTGTTTAGGAATGACTTGAgactgaaattaagatttttTCTAGAAGTTGTCTTTGTTTAGAAGTTTGAGTTTGGTTAGGTATATGTTTTAGTTTCTTCATGTTTTAAAACTCTCGGTGTAATTGAGCTATATAAATAGGATATGAAGCCATGAAGCAATGTACACCAGAATTATTAATTGAACTGAGTTTAACAATTCTCTCTTGTCATGATCCTTTCATAAATCTTTGTATATCAGATATCTACAACATTTCTTTTTCAAGTACAATACATATTCTGCATTTTGTTCTACATGGCTTTCAAGTACAATGCATGTTCTGCATATTGTTCAATTACAGCACATTATGTACTTACGATTCTTCAAAGTCGCTTTGTAAATTTATAAAATTTTTCGAAACAGAGCACCAAAACCTGGGGGGAAATGTAGCAGGAgtggagccaagggttgactaactcTGGTTCTAGCCCCCCTAAAATCTATAAAACTATAAAAATACccactacaagaaaacttggtttaagcgaccaaaatcttagcaagaTCTTAAAATTTTGGTCGCTTTAATAGTTAAGCAACCATGTTTGCAATGACCAGAAACTTTGGCTGCTATTAACATGCTCCCATTAAATCGTAGCTACTAATTAAATTTGTGGGTTACTCCAGCATTTTTCCCAGTACTACATAGCGAGTGGAATAGTAGGTTAGTAGCTATTTACTTCAAGCTACCATGTATCAGCAATTCAAAATATGTTTGGCTGCTAAAAACCTGTCTCAGCAACCAAGGTATAGCGACCACCAATTCAGAAAAGGAAAGTAGATTATTCTAATAATGAGAAAGGGAAGCGATCACCAATCTAGTGTTTGATGTTTGATATTGaaatgtttaattttgatttgtagAAATTTTACGAGGTGGGTTTCCAATAAAAGTATATAGTAATTTTACGAGGTGGGTTTCCCATTCTTTCGCATTTTGCTAATCATtttcattcaattgatttatacacattcgtagtattcaatccaaaatttatatgttctacATATTTTCTACGATAATAATTCACTTGTTCATTCCCGTCCATTTCTAATACATTACTCGAAATTCTATCTGTTGAGAAGGTAATTACCGAATTTGTTTCCAATCATTACCTAGCTCTTGGCTTTCTATTGGCCAGATAAATTTGAAAAATCGTATTCCTTGTTCGTTTTGTAATTAGCACAATTTTGTATGATCTTAAATACTATTTATATCCTAATTttgtgattaaaaaaaaaattgggacagagaaaagaaagaattggaaaaatctgattcctatgatttaacatgaaatttatttaggtgttttatcaaaaccttgaaaattttaaaattatatcATTAATTCCTTTTATCAATAAATTGGTGGAACTTGGTCAATTTTTCCGATTTACTGTCAGTAGTTCCCATCCTCGGTGAACTACTGATggacattcagttaaaataatggaTAACTGGATAAACCAATTTATGTAAGAGAAATTGAGTAAGGTCGAGCGAATTGGATAACATTGATAGATAAAGGGTGAAATACACAAAGGTCGATAgacattcagttaaaataatgggtaactagataaaccaatctatctaaGAGAAACTGAGTGAGGTCCAACGATATTGGATAAGATTGATGGATAACAAGTTAAATTAAGTTAAAACGAAGGAATTTTAGTTTATTTGATCGATAACCATATAAACTCTTGGAATCTAAGAAAAATTGAGTGAGGTCCAGTAATATTGGACAAGATTgataaataatgtctttaattaaTTAAGGTCGATGAACATTCAATTAAAATGATAGATAACTAAAGAACCTAATAACTTTTGGGAAAATCTGAGTAAGGCCGATTGACATTGGGTAAGATTGACAAATAACAAGTGAAATTAAGTGAAGCCACGAAAATTCGGTTTATTTGATAGATAACTATGTGGCGAAATTGACTAAGGTCGATCGATTGAGATGCACTTGTATAAACCAAACAGTAGGTTTCGGATAACAAGGCCGGTCTAATttataatcaggaatctatttttaaatcgagaccgaagaaagAGAAATAGAGACAGACTGCATATCTAATATGTGCGAGcagaaagagaaagcacaaaatcacaaagagaaagcaccaagaaaacacactttccttgatccgtatgacagtctttaatcaaatatttATCGTCCAAAGATTTTCATAATCCGtatgcaaccttatcttcttcaccataaataaatGTCTTCAACACCACAGAACTCTtcattttcagatctgaaaataTGGGCGGTAGTATCAATGACAAAGCTGGTTCAAGTAGTATGATAGtgtgttataccgaatttgaagttcgaatggacattgagattcatattttatgatttcgatgatatatcatgctaagtttaaagtcagaACCCTTCtgaagcttcgtggttcatagtttgtatgccattaTACCACGTTTAAAATAcaaatcgacattgagattcatatttatctattttgatgatgtatccttctaagtttgaagtcagaaccctcctagagcttcttggttcatagtgtcGTTGTCGTTAtgccgaatttgaagttcgagtcggcattgagcttcatatttatcgattttgatgatgtatcatgctaagtttgaagtcacaaccctcttgaagctTTGTGGTTCATAGTTTAtatgtcgttataccgaatttgaagttctaatcgacactgagcttcatatttatcgataaatatgatgtatcatgctaagtttgaagccagaaccctcccggagcttcatgGTTCATAGTTCATATGCCgttataccaaatttgaagttcaaatcgataCCGATCTTCATATTTATCAGTAATGAATATTACAAATTACTTCATGAACTATATGACTAgtagaaattacttcatgacctatgtgactagtcgaaattcaaagcGGAAACAcacagagaaagcacaaaaacacaaagaaacacactaattatcgatttcatttttcattttcccgattcattcttatgtatttttcggatttttttatatcataatgtcgataacaatgtcctaaatttattaatattttttttggatttttttcgtgtCGAATGTTGATAACAAAACCGgatacatgagttcgtattagcaCAAACAGAAACACACTTacttctcaatccgtatgaaCATCCCAAATATAATATCAACCATCAAGATCTTTTTCTTGATCCGTATGAGTGGATCAAACGAAATATGGTCCGTCGATCATTTTAATTTTCATTCTTGGTTGTATCCCTCGACCACTCGAAATCTAATTCCAATCtggttctctctttctttcttcctctccTCCGAAACACACCGTCGGCGCTCCATCACCACCGCTGCTCTTCTCTCAATccctcttcttcatctccatttcttgattgaattgacCCATATTAATTCTCATATGCAATTTCTGGTGAAAATCATCACAACCTCAGTCACAGAAACTCATCAATTGAATACCTCAGATCCaccttctacaaaccctaaatcaaacgaTTCGTAATCTActattgatttcttttttcaCTGATTCAATCTCAGAACCCCTTTCAATTCTTCACTCAACATCTAACCTAGCCATAAGAATCATATCTCTCCATCCCTGAACATCGAATCAACAAcagaaaattcattatctcttccATCTCTCATTAAAGTTTCTTAATCATGGGTTCGATTTGTGGaattggtgttgctgctgctagaaatcaagatggaTGGTGAATTACAGTTAGGGTTTGAACAAGAAATTGGAGATGAAGATTTTGACTGAACTGTAGGTGGAATTTATTACAGAAAAGAAGGAATTGAAATCGGTGATATCGGCTGAGTAGAGAAGAACTAAATGGTTCTCTATGTGATTCGAATGCTTAGATTATTGGAGGAAGAATTTTTAAGTGGGTTGAGCAGGTTGTGAAATGAAGAGTATGGGTGTCTGTGTTAGTGGTGTGTGGTCTGGTAAATATTGAGACACTGGTAATGAATATGTAATATGGGAGATGGCTTGTGCTGAGACAGATGGTGGAGTTTTCCGTGGTGATTACCCATTTGGCATTAGCAATGGTACCTGGTGGAGGTAATGTTGGTACTGGAGGTCTCTAAAACCAAGTTTGCCCCCTTGTCAACATGGAATTGTTCCTTGAGATGGTAGAGGTGATTGAAGACCTATGGGGGTGAAGGGAGCTCCTTCCACGCGGAAAAGGTTTCAGCCAGGTTTTGGATTCGCTGGACAAGAAAAGGACTGGAATTCAGATTTCCATCTCTTAGGTAACTTATTCTCAACATAGTACATAGGCCCATATGAATTGTGTCGAATGGCATCCCCATTCATGAGAATATGCAGTCGTGTTAAGTATCAAATAAGCTTTTTGCTTTTCAATTATTTTTCTCGGATACAAGTCTGTCATATTCCGTTAGAGTCCCTAAGTAAAGATATGTGCTGCTATAATGTGCCTCCACATCAGGATTTAATGTTTCATTTATCTCTGTCATACACAATGTTGCACTTCCTGCTGAACTGCACAAATGGTTATCCAATAGGAAATTTATCTTCATTTTGAATGTGGAAGTGTTTCTCTGTCCTCATTTAAAAAACTAGTAACATGTTTAACTGCACTAGCATGTCATTATGTATTCAGGCGGAAGCTCCGTGTTTATTTGTTATTGACGCTTTGTGGCTGGTGGAATTAATCTTATAgctgagagagttgggatttccaTTTTTCTGAGTTGAAGTCCTATGAAATAATCCCACTGAAAAGCATGTGTTGCTATTTTCTGTTTCATGTTTCGAGACGGTATTTGACATTGATGGCATAGAGTAAAAGATAAAATGAGGAGGAGGCATGGAAAGATTATTGCAAATAGCTGGcaaattattttctttgtagatTACATGAATTCTCTAATCTTCGTATTATTATGTGAGGCTAATATCTGAGATTGTGCAGGGGAAACTATGTCTGGAAGCTACCTTGCACTCCAAAATTAGAGTTTATGAAGGTGGACAATCCGTGATGGTAATGAGAAGTGgctgctttttttttcttctcttaattTTATAAAACATAGGGAAAATCTTTGTCTCTTGTCAAAAGTGGGAGAGATCGAGTAGAAATATAAGTGTACATTCTGTATTCTCTCAGGACTATGATCTCAATCTGGTTCCCGAACTTTAACTGAGCAAAGATGGATGATGAGCAAGGTGATTTAACTGACCAAGGAGATGCACATGCCCGGTCAATGATGGTAGATCTTAGCTGTTTTTTTCTTGTCTAGCCAATTGGATTAGTCTTTAGACAACTGACATATTTTGAATATTGTGCATCATCTTACTCATGGTGAATCTTAATATTTCTCTTGTCACTCTTTTATATTACATTCTGTAATCACCGTGGCTCTTTTACGTCTCTGTTGAGCTTGTATCTCTGTGATCCTTACAAATTAGTACATTGCTTGTTTTATATAGCACCACCAGGGATGACAATTCAAGTGGAAGGTGGTTATGGCGAGCGTCTTCCACCCGCAGAAACCATATTTAGTCATAGAGGTACATGCACTCCTTTTTTGTTTCCTGCTGCAATAATCTGTAGTTGTTCAGAGTCTTAATCTGCATGAATGATGCTCTGATTAAAGTTTCTCTGGTGAAAAAATTGTGTCGCAGGACTTTGTGGATGATTACGTTTCCACTGATAACGACCACGATGATCAACTTGGGTACGAGGTGCAAGGAGAGGATCTTAAAGGAGGCCGCGAGACTGAAGAGGATATGGCAGCACATCCTGATAATGAATCTTATGAAGAAGATGGTATTCTGCCTTTCCCTTCAGAAGCAGCACTTTTTCTTTATTGTCCCCTGATCCTAAAAGGCATTACTCTGTCTATTCTCTTATGGGTTTTTGCGCGCCCCACGAAGGAAGGTAATCATTGCTTTTAAAATTTTGACAAGGTTGTTATTATCTATTTTCTCTATTCATGTTAGAACTAGGAGAAGTTTCAAATGACCCTTTGAGGATGATGATCTAAGGGCTAAACTCTAGATAATGTCGCTAGGTGGCCAAGGGGGGCTGGTGCCTAGAAGGACTAGTCGAGGACTTGGTGGATATTAGTATATTACCGATATATGTATATGCAGTATTGTGCATGTGTAGAGAGACAGAGGTggtttaaaattatttggaagaaatataaactcTTAACAATTGGAGAAGAGAAGGCAGCTGGTCTTCTTTCTCTTACTCTCTATGTTTTGCGTACTCGGCTTTTAGGCGAAGCCTAGTCGGGCAAGCCCTTTAGTTGTTAAGCGCCCAAAAGCCACCTGCGGACTAAGTAGAGCATGTTCCTGCTCTTAGGTGGGGCCTTTGACTATCCATCATCTGTTTGATCCTATGTAGATAAACCTCAGATTTAATACTTTAAACTCTTGTTCTGTGTGTTTGCTTATAATTCTTtctttatctttaattttttcttGTCCCTCAAGGCTACTTGGTGCAAATGCCTACTGTAGTTTTAATCAAAATGGACGAATGTTATTTTGGAGTATGTATCATTTCGATCTTCAGATCCAATTGATTTTAGGTTACCTGGTGTtgatttattttaattaaattaacTGTTCTCGCACATGGGAAAAGAACACGATATCTAGTAGAGTCTTGTATAAAcaagattttggtcgcttaacCTATGTTTTCGTACAGGATCAAATTGACACCATATATTTGTCAGACAATGAGAGTTATGTTATGTACTCTTGCCCTCATTTTTTAGATGGTACGCCTTGTTTACTTTTGGATCTCCTTCAAATTATTGAAATATGCAGTTCTATGTGTATTCTTAAATATATCCACTATCTCCAGGAACTTAAGCACAAGAATGATGATGgcagtatgaatctcttattatGAGCTAGGTGCTACAAAGTCGAAGGAGTGTTCATCTTTTGtttcaaaattaaggaaattgtaatcatcattttattaagaaatgattagtttgtatttttaatttttttgttcctgtaaagattttcttttttttaagaaatgatgTAAATTGATGTATGTGATATGATAAAACTTGAttcagtttttaatttggttcataatttgttttagtatcaattttaattgttattttaACTTTAATTTCAATTTGGGATTATCTAAATCGAAATCGGCCAGATACTTCCGGCACCGGAACAACAGATGTAATCGGCAAAAAgtttggtagctcaaaaatgtaagcaaccaacttcaggtaTTTCACTTGCTCTATTATTATGGTTGGTATATCTATGAAGCGATCGGCGTTTCACTTGCTCTATTATCGTTGTTTTATCTATGAAGTGATCATCGTTTCACATGTtgtattttggttggtctagctttaaagcgATCACTATTTTGCTTGCTCTAGGAAGGTCGGTCTAGCCATGAAGCAATTAAGAAAAAAGACGCTACATGATAATTGCTTGATTACTAAAGCGATTGCCCAGCTGCTCTAGACTTGTTGAAATCCCACTTTTTGCAACTCcagagcgagagccaaattaaaTCGCTTTAAGGGATAGAGCGACTCAATATgggcttttccaaccaaaaatgcctggtcgcttaatccaacttttcttgtagtgacCCTTATTCTTATGATGTAATTTGGATTTAGTCCACCTATATCTTAAAGTTTAGTCCACAAATgtccaaattttttattttagttccCCTCATTTCTAAACTTTGACTCCGCCACTGAAATGTAatgtagtatttttttttttttttgatcgaaaaaaaaaaaatagtgaaaaTTTGATGCATGCAGAAGATGCAACTTTGCACAATGAGAGAATTATGAAGAATGGATGCACCAGTAGTACGCTTCTGTTTGCTAAATTTATTGTAACACGATCCAGAGATTACATCAAGCTTGACGGCCTGATGAGACTATCTCTGGGTGAATTCTTTCTATTCAATCACATATATACTAAAGGGTTGTTTCTCAAAATGTATAAACCAATTTCATATACCATCTGCATATGAAATAGGGGATGCATTATAACAGGGGACTAAATTAATTATTGATCACTAGATATTCGGTTGCTGAGAACAAAAAATACAGCTGGAAACTACAAAATATAAAAAACTACtacaattgaaacttaatattaaAATTAAACGACTAGCTGATACATATTGGCAGGTTAAAATTAAATTTCACGAAAACAAGGAGCAAGATTACATTTGGTGGCTTCATCTTCCCATTCTTGGCTTTCCCACCATTGTTTCTCTCCTTGTATCATGTTCAAAGTCCGGGGAATCATGCTATTGGCGCTAAACGGTAACTTCTTCAATGCTGGACATCCCACCACAGAAatcttttccaaaagaaagaattTCACATTTTGGTCACATACCCTTTTTAGATTCCTTACAGAGCGCAATACCAAATAGTTTAATTTGGAAAACGTATTTATTAACTGCTCCTGGGCTGCAAATCCATTAGATATTATCTCCTCCAATCCATCTAAATTCTCCAAGATAAGTTCTCTAAGATTCTGAGCATAGATCAGCCATGTAATATCCTTCAACTGAGGACAACCTCTAATGATTACACGTTTAAGGTTGACAGAGCAGAATGATGCCTGCGGTACATCCCATACTATCCTTAATTTTGGCATGGAAGAAAAGAATAAATCCTCCAAGATTGTGAACAAACTAACTCTGTCCCGACTAATAATCCTCAACTCTTCCAATTCATCACAGTTTTTCAGAGAAAGGTAGCTTAAGCGGCTCATGTGTACAAGACTAAGTGGCGACCCCAGTGACGATGGTAAAAATGTGAGGGATGTAATGCCTGGACAATATTTAATGACTAAGAATTTTGTGCACAGCTGAAGTTTTGGACTAGTTACCAACCTTTGAAGAGCAAGACCAGTTCCTATTGTGATGACAAGACCTATCAGATGCTGTAAGCTTTCTAGTTCACAGAGGCTTggtccaccttctacttcccagcGACTACAAGATTCAGATAAGCATAAGATCTTCATCTTTGTAAGAGAAGCTATACTCCCCGGTGGTAGAACgatatcttcttcatattccggcatatacaaggattgtAAATTCGATAGTGAAAACATGCTTGTCGGGAGATTTTTGAGTTTCACACAGTACATATTTAAGACTTTGAGCATGGGCATGAAACGGAAAAACTCATCAGATATAACAGAGATATTGCTACTTTGAAGGAACAAAGTTAAGAGATTCGAGCATTTTGGTGCTCCATTAAGTATTTGAATTGCTCTATTGTCTATCAAAGAGATCCTCTCTGCTTTCATCCATTCATGGAGATCTAGTGTGCTTTGTGCTTGCAAGGTTAGACTCGTGCTTTTATTCCTCCCAAGATCTGAAACTACCCAAATTGCCAAATCACGAACTACATCATGCATTTTTACCAGATACTCCATCTTTACCCCAAGCACAATTCCAGTTTCTAACAAGCACGCATCTTTAAGACATCTAATCACATCGTGACCTTCATTTTGAGCTTTGACATAATCATCGACGTTATCCAAAAAACCTTCACCTACCCAAACTGCAATAAGTTCGTATTTTAAAACCGAATGGTCTTCTGGATATAACGAACAATACAAGAAACATGACTTTAACTTGTGGTTTTCTAGATTATCATAGCTGAACTTCAAAATAGCTAATACTTTATCGGCCATACCTGAGAACACAAAACGTAGAAGAATTAGCTATATTCCATTTTTCTTTTATCCTGAAAACACAAGATAGTTATATATTGTATTCTTGAACAACACGCTAGATGTTCACACGATTAATAGcttcataaaaattaaaaattatgttAGTTTTGGTGAGAAAGATGCTACGAAAATTATGCAACTTTAATTAGAGACTTAATTAGGGAATAAAGATTCATCATTAATGGAAAATACTTGAGAAACCATACCACTAAATTTTGATGCCGATTCGTGTAGAGTATGTAGTGCGTGTTGCCACTGTTGGAGATCGGTTTTGCTAGACATAGTTCGACCAATAGCAATAAGGGCTAAAGGTAAACCACAACATTCTTTCGCAACTTTTTTGGCAACGTCAGGTACATCTGGATGACAACTTAGGGCTTCTTGCTTAACCTTCTGTTGAAATAGGCTCCAAGCTTGATCCTCGTCGAGAcactttattttgattcttttatCGGCTTCCATAAACCCGCAAACTTGCTTATCTCTTGTCGTGAAAACTACCTTAGACCCACTTGTTTGGAAGGTATCCTTTGAAACTCCAATTGTTTCTAAGTCAATTCCTTCCCAAATGTCATCCAACAACAGCAAAAATTTCTTATGTTTTGACAACTCGAATATATCTATAGCTCTCTCATTTATTTTAGTTTCTTCTGCCCATGAGACTCCTAGTTTCCTTCCAATCTGGTTTTGGATACTTTTTAAGTCCAAATCTTTAGACACCACAACAAAAATTATTAAGTCAAATAGTTTTCTTTCGGCAACTTCATTATGAACCTTCTGCAAAAGAGTTGTCTTTCCGACTCCTCCCATTCCATACAAACCTATAAGTCGTACATCATTTCCATCAGTAACCAACGAATCCATTACCTCATTAAATTTTGCGTCCATGCCCACAACTTGCACGGTGGGGATCTGTTGAAGAGGATCCGGTTGACATGTATAAGCGACATCTTGGAAATCGCCATCTTTTAACAAACTCTCCACAACAGTCTGCTTCCGGAGCACTAATTTTCCAAGTTTGTAAGCACCCCAACAATTTTTCCCAAGAACAAAGATAGCATCCTCGACCGTTCTTGATAGCTTCATTTTCGTCTAAGATTGCTTGTAATTCTGTCTCTAAGGCTTGTACCCTTTGGAGCCAATCACTAACCACATTTGTCCGCTTCGCTGGTTTAGTTGGGTTTGACTCCGCCATCTCAATTCTTCTATTCACATCATCTCTTTGACATCTTAATGAATTAAATGAAGTCTCCAAAGTCTTTAGATTTCCTTGGAGTTTACGAACATAATTTGTATTATGAGCAGAACAAGTCCATAGACGAGAGATTATGTCGAGGATTGGACTGATCATGATATCCATTATAGGTTACAAGTAAAcagctatgttttttttttttttttttgatagtctACAATGTTCCTTTTAATGAAAAAGGAGAGTTGTATGAGTAAGCAGAAGCTACAGAAAGCTAAGATAAGTAATTACCATCTTCTATACACCCACACTATATAGGCAAATTTTTAGAATAAAAACGAAATTAGTTGAGTGAAAAGTTGAGGAGTCGTATCGTGTGGGAGAGAGTTGCATTAAAGTTGCCGACCACGAAAAAGGTGAAAAAAAAAGGTTGAGCCGTATCGTGTGGGAGGGGTTGGAAACGCATTAACTTGATATTTTCTTACCGGGCTAAAGTCTTTGTTGTTTACCATTCCAAAGAAACCTTTGATTTTGATGCTGTACGATGAACGGAATAAGAGTAATGCTTTCTCCATAGAGACAAACATAATTCAATTCATGTCAGTAGTTTTCTTTTTTCCACTGACCTATAAAAAGTGGGCCTAACCCTTGAGGATGACATTCAATTGTACAGTAGCTCAAAACCGCACGATTGTATCAAAATATTTTTAGTGCTGATGACATTCAATGACGAGTACCCCAGCCAAGTATGAAAGCAAGTAACCCCAAAGAAAATCCATAAACCAACATGCACTGTAAACACACCCAAGAGGTACACGGCTCTTCTTCGCATACACAAGGCCATTCTCCGCAATCATAACAAAACTCGGTTCTGCATCTGTTGTATACATAAACGAAAAGAAACACCAAATTAAGAAGGTTATCGTTGGTAACTCGCTGTTAAAACTAGTTTAGATACCATCTCTCAATTTTTGGAGTGGGTATCGAAGTTGAGTCAGGTATAATTTTTTACATCTAGATTTAAAAGTTTTTCCTACAATTTAGATTCAGACGAGT
This is a stretch of genomic DNA from Papaver somniferum cultivar HN1 chromosome 1, ASM357369v1, whole genome shotgun sequence. It encodes these proteins:
- the LOC113339333 gene encoding probable disease resistance protein At5g63020 — translated: MKLSRTVEDAIFVLGKNCWGAYKLGKLVLRKQTVVESLLKDGDFQDVAYTCQPDPLQQIPTVQVVGMDAKFNEVMDSLVTDGNDVRLIGLYGMGGVGKTTLLQKVHNEVAERKLFDLIIFVVVSKDLDLKSIQNQIGRKLGVSWAEETKINERAIDIFELSKHKKFLLLLDDIWEGIDLETIGVSKDTFQTSGSKVVFTTRDKQVCGFMEADKRIKIKCLDEDQAWSLFQQKVKQEALSCHPDVPDVAKKVAKECCGLPLALIAIGRTMSSKTDLQQWQHALHTLHESASKFSGMADKVLAILKFSYDNLENHKLKSCFLYCSLYPEDHSVLKYELIAVWVGEGFLDNVDDYVKAQNEGHDVIRCLKDACLLETGIVLGVKMEYLVKMHDVVRDLAIWVVSDLGRNKSTSLTLQAQSTLDLHEWMKAERISLIDNRAIQILNGAPKCSNLLTLFLQSSNISVISDEFFRFMPMLKVLNMYCVKLKNLPTSMFSLSNLQSLYMPEYEEDIVLPPGSIASLTKMKILCLSESCSRWEVEGGPSLCELESLQHLIGLVITIGTGLALQRLVTSPKLQLCTKFLVIKYCPGITSLTFLPSSLGSPLSLVHMSRLSYLSLKNCDELEELRIISRDRVSLFTILEDLFFSSMPKLRIVWDVPQASFCSVNLKRVIIRGCPQLKDITWLIYAQNLRELILENLDGLEEIISNGFAAQEQLINTFSKLNYLVLRSVRNLKRVCDQNVKFFLLEKISVVGCPALKKLPFSANSMIPRTLNMIQGEKQWWESQEWEDEATKCNLAPCFREI